The Prosthecobacter algae genome includes a region encoding these proteins:
- a CDS encoding HAMP domain-containing sensor histidine kinase translates to MQQRRTNLLLILLVITPVALLTWLGTYLIRDAARSTDAAMAAVLTERLATANQQLVNDLRRFTDRLDQMGNAPAATAAEMATALGGHEWVVETWTAELGGVVSLISQKKDVHPGEGADTTSRSTILLALLKSALGRERDAVGPFYALENTAGQVPPDRSRKAVWRTFSRSESYHLQSLERHAILVPFSSGWHVTDGDFIYWRKLGKGDLVCARLDSQLLRRALYARLPPPGLESYPGRMALATTSGIQLHLAGRLLPGSNRPPSARLECSAPLTQWVLSYSPAFMEFPKPYLFPILLGVGSGCLLVLALAWTFFRENARELRLAQQRVSFVNQISHELKTPLTNIQLYTEMAAHRIEDSGDAIAQRHLRVVETETARLNRLIQNVLNYARQQRDKLSVQIKPIVLDEVVARAVGNWRTLLENKGFQVHTILNGPPTMRADADALEQILGNLLSNVDKYAAHGKWVSIRTETAGSSVRIVVEDHGPGIPPGKRRMVFEPFERLRSDLNEGVSGTGIGLTISRELADLHGGSLEVCSLHKEGARFILTLPVQPL, encoded by the coding sequence ATGCAGCAGCGCCGCACCAATCTCTTGCTCATCCTGCTGGTCATCACGCCAGTGGCTCTACTGACTTGGCTGGGCACGTATCTCATTCGAGATGCAGCGCGCAGCACGGACGCCGCCATGGCCGCCGTGTTGACGGAACGTCTGGCGACGGCCAATCAACAGTTGGTCAATGACCTGCGTCGATTCACCGATAGGCTGGACCAGATGGGCAATGCCCCAGCAGCCACGGCTGCAGAGATGGCCACCGCCCTGGGCGGGCATGAATGGGTTGTAGAAACATGGACGGCTGAGTTGGGCGGAGTGGTGTCGCTGATTTCACAAAAGAAGGATGTACATCCTGGAGAAGGCGCCGATACCACCTCCCGCTCCACCATTCTGCTGGCACTGCTGAAGTCCGCGCTGGGCCGGGAGCGGGATGCCGTAGGGCCGTTTTATGCCCTGGAGAATACGGCAGGCCAAGTGCCGCCAGACCGTAGCCGAAAGGCGGTGTGGAGGACCTTTTCTCGATCGGAAAGCTACCACCTGCAAAGTCTTGAGAGGCATGCCATTTTGGTGCCTTTTTCGTCTGGCTGGCATGTGACCGATGGAGACTTCATTTACTGGCGAAAGCTGGGAAAAGGGGATCTCGTCTGCGCGCGTCTGGACAGTCAGCTTCTGCGCAGGGCTCTGTACGCCCGTTTGCCGCCCCCTGGGCTGGAAAGCTACCCAGGCCGCATGGCGCTGGCCACGACGAGCGGGATTCAGTTGCATCTTGCGGGCCGGCTGTTGCCAGGTTCCAACCGGCCCCCATCGGCGCGGCTGGAATGTTCGGCCCCATTGACCCAGTGGGTGCTCAGCTATTCACCAGCCTTCATGGAGTTTCCAAAGCCCTATCTCTTTCCCATTCTGCTGGGAGTGGGGTCGGGCTGCCTGCTGGTGCTGGCACTGGCCTGGACATTTTTTCGTGAAAACGCCCGGGAACTTCGTCTGGCGCAGCAGCGGGTCAGCTTTGTGAACCAGATTTCTCATGAACTGAAAACACCCCTGACAAACATCCAGCTCTACACGGAGATGGCGGCCCACCGCATCGAAGACAGCGGCGATGCCATCGCCCAGCGGCACCTGCGGGTGGTGGAGACGGAGACGGCACGGCTGAACCGCCTGATACAAAATGTGCTGAACTACGCGCGCCAGCAGCGGGACAAGCTGAGCGTGCAGATCAAGCCGATCGTGTTGGATGAAGTGGTGGCCCGTGCGGTGGGGAACTGGAGAACGCTGCTGGAAAACAAAGGCTTCCAGGTGCACACGATTTTGAATGGCCCGCCGACCATGAGGGCGGATGCGGATGCTCTGGAGCAGATCCTGGGGAACCTGCTTTCCAATGTGGACAAGTACGCAGCCCATGGCAAATGGGTCTCCATCCGCACGGAAACAGCGGGCAGCAGTGTCAGAATCGTGGTGGAAGATCACGGCCCAGGCATTCCGCCAGGGAAGCGGCGCATGGTTTTCGAACCGTTCGAGCGCCTGCGCTCCGACTTGAACGAAGGTGTCAGCGGCACCGGCATCGGCCTGACCATTTCACGTGAGCTGGCAGATTTGCACGGCGGCTCACTCGAGGTTTGCAGCCTGCACAAAGAAGGCGCTAGATTTATCCTGACACTTCCCGTTCAACCTCTATGA
- a CDS encoding ADP-ribosylglycohydrolase family protein yields the protein MSLDGLSVGDAFGQLLSTQARSARRIVEQNGLPGPHWWHTDDSQMAMAIVEELAATRQISPDSLAHRFTERYLADPGRGYGKGARLQLEEMARGTGWKQTSTAAFNGRGSKGNGSAMRSAPLGAYFADDLERVVSESTQSSMVTHSHPEGIAGSVAVSLAAAQTWQTRGLELQTARHSIWQATLEQTPHGETWEGLQKAFAVPLEMIPENAARLLGSGFLVTAPDTVPFAIWCAIRHLDNYREALIATLEGDGDCDTNCAIVGGIVSLFVGRSGIPEDWLKSRERLDLNLPAS from the coding sequence TTGTCGCTGGATGGTTTGTCTGTGGGGGATGCCTTCGGTCAACTGCTTTCGACACAAGCACGCAGTGCCAGACGCATTGTTGAACAGAATGGCCTTCCCGGCCCTCACTGGTGGCACACGGACGATAGTCAAATGGCGATGGCCATCGTGGAGGAACTGGCTGCAACAAGACAGATTTCACCCGACTCTCTCGCCCATCGGTTTACCGAGCGCTACTTGGCGGATCCTGGCCGGGGTTATGGCAAAGGGGCCAGATTGCAGTTGGAGGAGATGGCCCGCGGCACAGGCTGGAAGCAGACATCGACAGCAGCTTTCAATGGACGTGGATCTAAAGGAAATGGGAGTGCCATGAGGTCGGCCCCTTTAGGAGCTTACTTCGCCGACGACCTCGAACGTGTTGTCAGTGAAAGCACCCAAAGCTCTATGGTCACGCATTCCCATCCTGAGGGTATTGCTGGCAGTGTCGCTGTTTCACTGGCTGCCGCTCAAACTTGGCAAACTCGTGGGCTCGAATTGCAGACGGCACGTCACAGCATCTGGCAAGCAACACTGGAACAAACCCCACACGGCGAAACATGGGAGGGGCTGCAAAAAGCCTTCGCGGTCCCGCTTGAGATGATCCCAGAAAATGCGGCTCGCCTTTTAGGCTCAGGGTTTCTTGTCACTGCACCTGACACAGTGCCCTTTGCCATCTGGTGTGCCATCCGTCACCTGGATAACTATCGTGAAGCCCTCATCGCCACGCTTGAAGGGGATGGTGACTGCGATACCAACTGCGCCATCGTCGGTGGCATTGTTTCACTGTTTGTTGGGCGTTCTGGCATCCCCGAAGATTGGCTGAAATCCCGTGAACGATTGGACCTGAATCTTCCTGCATCATGA
- a CDS encoding M56 family metallopeptidase — protein sequence MNAPALDSTLHWLLRTSLEASVLILAVLGLRVLLGARLGPAWRIGLWMLVGLKLLLPACIPAGFGLGGWAPQAILETPVSVTTLPASGPAFSLPATEMPAGGAEQTDAPEMAFLLPSLALLWLAGAVLVFGSAVLRQWRFEEKLAAALVGNDPQLLSCLRRLQRLAEIQGPVEIRLLPAGSTPAITGLRSPRLLLPEDWPSRFDEASLRHVLLHELLHVRHRDLLWNWAAVAVQAVHWFNPLVWVIGSRFQADRELRCDAAVLRLLSPNERLAYGHTLLRIQETFFAPPAMAGLAPCVRNHPTLLQRITMIAQPNRNRPWLHAVFTLAFGVLTCYAFTTGQAAEEKTIPAKDRSRDGERSTPTGETGQAPRASREGDGKMTGEREGDRPKKGAREGDGMKKSGTADREGTKTGPRDGDRPKTDERDGDKPRMGERDGDRPKTGQRDGDKPRTGERDGDRPRTGERDGARPKTSERDSQKSGSREGDGNRGSAEAKSPGSASGETLTIRVTKNGDSVILGEEEVAMNRLRGHLQSYLPQHPGAQVIVSGDSGVPDKALAEAMDAVRDNGNKNVRISAE from the coding sequence ATGAATGCTCCTGCCCTGGATTCCACCCTGCACTGGCTGCTGCGCACCTCCCTGGAGGCCAGCGTGCTCATCCTCGCGGTGCTGGGCCTGCGGGTGCTTCTGGGGGCGCGGCTGGGGCCAGCCTGGCGCATCGGCCTGTGGATGCTGGTGGGTCTGAAACTGCTGCTTCCAGCCTGCATTCCGGCTGGTTTTGGCCTGGGTGGCTGGGCACCTCAGGCCATCCTGGAAACGCCTGTGTCCGTGACGACACTTCCTGCTTCAGGTCCAGCATTCTCCCTGCCCGCGACGGAGATGCCTGCGGGTGGGGCGGAGCAGACAGATGCTCCTGAGATGGCTTTCCTTCTGCCTTCCCTCGCGCTGCTTTGGTTGGCTGGTGCAGTGCTGGTTTTCGGTTCGGCGGTGCTGCGGCAGTGGCGTTTTGAGGAAAAGCTGGCGGCTGCTCTGGTGGGGAATGATCCGCAGCTCTTGTCCTGCCTGCGCCGCCTGCAAAGGTTGGCGGAAATCCAGGGGCCGGTTGAGATCAGATTGCTACCTGCGGGTTCGACGCCAGCCATTACCGGTCTGCGTTCGCCCCGGCTGCTTTTGCCGGAGGACTGGCCGTCTCGTTTCGATGAAGCCAGCCTGCGCCATGTGCTGCTGCATGAGCTTTTGCACGTGCGCCATCGCGATCTGCTGTGGAACTGGGCCGCGGTGGCGGTGCAGGCCGTGCATTGGTTCAATCCGCTGGTGTGGGTCATCGGTTCACGTTTCCAGGCAGACCGCGAACTGCGCTGCGATGCCGCTGTGCTGCGCCTACTTTCGCCTAACGAACGATTGGCCTACGGGCACACGCTGCTCCGCATCCAGGAGACCTTTTTTGCACCACCGGCCATGGCAGGGTTGGCCCCATGCGTGCGCAACCATCCCACCCTGCTGCAACGCATCACCATGATCGCCCAACCCAACCGCAACCGTCCCTGGCTGCACGCCGTCTTCACCCTCGCCTTTGGCGTGCTGACCTGCTATGCCTTCACCACCGGGCAGGCGGCCGAAGAGAAGACCATCCCCGCCAAAGACCGCAGCCGAGACGGAGAGCGCAGCACACCTACGGGCGAAACAGGACAGGCCCCGCGCGCCAGCCGCGAAGGCGATGGCAAGATGACGGGCGAACGTGAGGGTGACCGGCCAAAGAAAGGGGCCCGTGAGGGTGACGGCATGAAAAAATCTGGCACGGCTGACCGTGAAGGAACCAAGACCGGGCCGCGTGATGGTGATCGCCCTAAAACTGACGAGCGTGATGGGGACAAACCTCGCATGGGTGAGCGCGATGGTGATCGCCCTAAAACCGGCCAACGTGACGGTGACAAACCTCGCACAGGCGAGCGTGATGGCGACCGCCCACGCACAGGAGAACGCGATGGTGCTCGGCCAAAAACGAGCGAAAGGGACAGCCAGAAATCTGGTTCCCGTGAGGGAGACGGCAACCGTGGAAGCGCTGAGGCCAAGAGCCCCGGCAGTGCCTCCGGGGAAACCCTAACGATCCGTGTAACCAAGAATGGCGATAGCGTCATCCTCGGTGAGGAAGAAGTCGCGATGAACCGCCTTCGTGGCCACCTCCAGAGTTACCTGCCACAGCATCCAGGGGCGCAGGTCATTGTCAGTGGTGACT
- a CDS encoding ADP-ribosylglycohydrolase family protein: protein MNALTQSQRIFGGLYGSLVGDALGVPVEFKPRADRVADPVTGMRDYGTHGQPAGTWSDDGALLLCSVESLVEKGFDTEDMGARFVRWCSLGHWAAHGTVFDIGIATRKALRLIEQGCPAELAGGQDAYDNGNGSLMRILPVALAFHPKDEPLFRSHLERASAITHGHARSKMACVFHGLFVRGLMKGLTKAEALAESREAFIQQFENNPEITNFWNVLHADLITWHESQVRSGGYVMETLTASLWCLLTTSSFSECVLKAVNLGDDTDTTGCVAGGLAGVYYGLEAIPEDWRAKLPRQQNLQDLFQHFVSLCSP, encoded by the coding sequence ATGAATGCCCTGACCCAGTCCCAACGCATTTTCGGCGGCCTTTACGGTTCGCTCGTGGGCGATGCCCTGGGAGTGCCCGTGGAGTTTAAACCGCGCGCCGACCGTGTGGCGGATCCCGTGACAGGCATGCGTGACTACGGCACCCACGGCCAGCCTGCGGGCACGTGGTCGGACGATGGTGCCTTGCTCCTCTGTTCCGTGGAAAGCCTGGTCGAAAAAGGTTTCGATACCGAGGACATGGGAGCCCGTTTTGTGCGCTGGTGCAGCCTCGGCCATTGGGCGGCCCATGGGACGGTCTTTGATATCGGCATCGCCACTCGCAAGGCCTTGCGGCTCATCGAACAAGGTTGCCCCGCCGAGTTGGCGGGTGGCCAGGACGCCTATGACAATGGCAACGGTTCCCTCATGCGCATCCTCCCTGTCGCCCTGGCCTTTCACCCCAAGGATGAACCCCTCTTCCGCAGCCATTTGGAAAGGGCCTCGGCCATCACTCATGGACACGCACGGTCCAAAATGGCCTGTGTTTTCCATGGCCTCTTTGTTCGCGGACTCATGAAAGGTCTGACGAAAGCAGAAGCCCTAGCCGAATCGCGAGAAGCCTTTATCCAGCAATTTGAAAACAACCCAGAAATCACGAACTTTTGGAATGTCCTGCATGCGGATCTCATCACTTGGCATGAGTCGCAAGTGCGTTCCGGTGGATACGTCATGGAAACCCTCACCGCCTCTCTCTGGTGCCTTCTAACTACAAGTTCATTCTCCGAATGCGTCCTCAAAGCCGTGAATCTGGGCGATGACACCGACACTACCGGCTGCGTCGCTGGCGGCCTCGCCGGTGTTTATTACGGGCTTGAGGCCATCCCCGAAGACTGGCGCGCAAAACTGCCCCGGCAGCAAAACCTTCAGGATCTTTTCCAACACTTCGTTTCGCTCTGTTCACCATGA
- a CDS encoding response regulator transcription factor: MKILIAEDDDHTREALREVLSMEGYDLVTASDGLQAVDFFRATRPDFVCLDVMMPGQNGYEVCKQIRKMDESVPILFLTAKAEEIDTVLGLELGADDYMTKPFGVKEIIARIRAILRRTAARAGTKAPEQEFVMDDLKIVPAELRAYREGAEIQLSPRDMKVLTLLYARRGKVVDRNTMADEVWGVDYFPESRALDQHISQLRKRVERDPANPQIIRTVHGAGYRFE; this comes from the coding sequence ATGAAGATACTCATCGCCGAAGACGACGACCACACGCGGGAAGCTCTCCGCGAAGTTCTCAGCATGGAAGGTTATGATCTGGTGACGGCCAGCGACGGTCTCCAGGCCGTGGATTTCTTTCGGGCCACGCGGCCGGACTTTGTTTGCCTGGATGTGATGATGCCCGGCCAAAACGGTTACGAAGTTTGCAAACAGATCCGCAAGATGGATGAGAGCGTCCCCATCCTGTTTCTCACAGCGAAGGCAGAGGAAATTGACACGGTGCTGGGGCTGGAACTGGGCGCTGATGATTACATGACCAAGCCGTTTGGGGTGAAGGAGATCATTGCCCGCATCCGTGCCATTCTGCGACGGACTGCGGCCCGCGCGGGCACCAAGGCACCAGAACAGGAGTTTGTGATGGATGACCTGAAGATCGTGCCGGCGGAGCTCCGTGCTTATCGTGAGGGGGCCGAAATCCAGCTCAGCCCGCGTGACATGAAGGTGCTGACGCTGCTGTATGCCCGCCGGGGCAAGGTGGTGGACCGCAACACCATGGCGGATGAAGTCTGGGGCGTGGATTATTTCCCGGAAAGCCGGGCGCTGGACCAGCACATCTCCCAGTTGCGGAAGCGTGTGGAAAGAGATCCTGCCAATCCGCAGATCATTCGCACGGTGCACGGTGCCGGGTACCGATTTGAGTGA
- the tnpA gene encoding IS200/IS605 family transposase, producing MSQSLAQIYIHLVFSTKDREPCISTVIQPKLHAYLAGTLNAVDCPALCVGGMPDHVHLLFRLARTVSLSDAVKTAKVESSKWMKTQGHIGHFAWQSGYGAFSVSVSQLESVTHYIQNQAEHHAGRTFQDEFRRMLELYKINYNEAYVWD from the coding sequence ATGTCTCAATCGCTCGCCCAGATTTATATCCACTTGGTATTCTCCACCAAAGACCGGGAACCGTGCATCAGCACCGTCATCCAGCCAAAACTACATGCCTATCTCGCTGGCACCCTGAACGCCGTGGATTGCCCCGCTCTTTGTGTCGGCGGCATGCCGGACCATGTGCATCTTCTCTTTCGACTCGCTCGCACTGTGTCCCTCTCGGATGCGGTGAAGACCGCCAAGGTGGAATCTTCGAAGTGGATGAAGACACAGGGCCACATCGGCCACTTTGCTTGGCAGTCCGGTTACGGTGCTTTTTCCGTCAGTGTGTCCCAGTTAGAATCGGTCACTCACTACATCCAGAATCAAGCCGAACACCACGCTGGACGAACTTTCCAAGATGAGTTCAGACGCATGTTGGAACTCTACAAAATCAACTACAACGAAGCCTATGTCTGGGATTGA
- a CDS encoding NUDIX hydrolase, producing MKHTYEYPRAALTVDCVVFGFDDTELKVLLIERGIAPFKGQWALPGGFVRVDETLDEAARRELMEETGLKKLFLEQLYTFSSVDRDPRERVISVAYYALTKPADHRTQATTDAADARWFPIRQIPALAFDHADIFATALQRLRGKLRYEPIGFELLPPKFTLSQLQQLYEAVMDTELDKRNFRKKVLSYGLLLPLDETHREGAHRPAQLFRFDPVRYEKLKKKGFHFEL from the coding sequence ATGAAACACACCTATGAATACCCGCGCGCGGCATTGACGGTGGACTGCGTCGTATTTGGGTTTGACGACACCGAGCTTAAAGTCCTCCTGATCGAACGCGGCATCGCCCCTTTCAAAGGTCAGTGGGCCCTGCCAGGCGGTTTTGTGCGGGTGGATGAAACCCTTGATGAAGCCGCCCGGCGCGAACTCATGGAAGAGACCGGATTGAAAAAACTCTTTCTCGAGCAGCTCTACACTTTCAGCTCGGTGGACCGCGACCCTCGCGAACGCGTGATCAGTGTGGCCTACTACGCCCTCACCAAACCCGCCGACCACCGCACCCAGGCCACCACCGATGCCGCCGATGCCCGGTGGTTTCCCATCCGTCAGATCCCCGCACTCGCCTTCGACCACGCCGACATCTTCGCCACCGCCCTCCAGCGCCTGCGCGGCAAGCTCCGCTACGAGCCCATCGGCTTTGAACTGCTGCCGCCCAAGTTCACCCTCAGCCAGCTCCAGCAACTCTACGAGGCCGTGATGGACACCGAATTGGACAAGCGCAACTTCCGCAAAAAAGTTCTCAGCTACGGCCTCCTCCTCCCCCTGGATGAAACCCACCGCGAAGGCGCCCACCGCCCCGCCCAGCTCTTCCGCTTCGATCCCGTGCGTTATGAGAAACTCAAGAAAAAGGGATTCCACTTTGAATTATGA
- a CDS encoding NADAR family protein, with amino-acid sequence MISPPITSFKARSCKALVTEIQSGLAPKWLFFWGHTPSKDGQVSKSCFSQWWDAHAFTHQGVAYATAEHFMMAEKARLFGDAHTLSRILTAKSPAEAKKLGRLVQGFDEKRWLAARWNIVVQGNLAKFSQNADLRAFLQETGDRVLVEASPYDRIWGIGMSATAPEVEDPTQWNGLNLLGFALMEVREHLKQN; translated from the coding sequence ATGATCTCTCCTCCCATCACCTCCTTTAAAGCCCGCTCATGCAAAGCCCTGGTCACTGAAATCCAAAGCGGTCTCGCTCCCAAGTGGCTGTTCTTTTGGGGGCATACCCCATCCAAAGATGGCCAAGTTTCCAAATCCTGTTTCAGCCAATGGTGGGATGCTCACGCCTTCACTCATCAAGGGGTCGCCTACGCCACGGCAGAGCATTTCATGATGGCTGAAAAAGCACGGCTTTTTGGCGATGCCCACACCCTCTCCCGCATCTTGACTGCCAAGAGCCCCGCCGAGGCCAAGAAACTCGGTCGGCTTGTTCAAGGCTTTGATGAAAAGCGATGGCTAGCGGCACGCTGGAACATCGTGGTTCAAGGGAATCTGGCCAAGTTCAGCCAAAATGCTGATCTTCGCGCCTTTCTCCAGGAAACTGGTGACCGGGTACTCGTCGAGGCTAGTCCCTATGATCGCATCTGGGGCATCGGCATGTCGGCCACGGCCCCGGAGGTGGAAGACCCCACCCAATGGAACGGCCTCAATCTCCTCGGCTTCGCCCTCATGGAAGTCCGTGAACATCTAAAACAAAACTAA
- a CDS encoding GlsB/YeaQ/YmgE family stress response membrane protein has protein sequence MGFISWIVLGLLAGGIAKFLMPGKDPGGCFLTIILGVVGASVGGWIGTQLGFGSVQQFDLRSLGIAILGSLVLLMIYRVIAGRK, from the coding sequence ATGGGCTTTATTTCATGGATTGTTCTCGGCCTGCTCGCAGGCGGCATTGCTAAATTTTTGATGCCGGGCAAAGACCCTGGCGGTTGTTTCCTCACCATCATCCTTGGCGTGGTGGGTGCCTCTGTGGGTGGCTGGATCGGCACTCAGCTCGGCTTTGGCTCGGTGCAGCAGTTTGATCTGCGCAGCCTCGGCATCGCCATTCTCGGTTCCCTGGTTCTCTTGATGATCTATCGAGTCATCGCAGGCCGGAAGTAA
- a CDS encoding BlaI/MecI/CopY family transcriptional regulator codes for MPPRPQPPSSPKISDAEWTVMKVLWERGASTVAEVVKELEGRLHWKPRTVQTLVRRLAEKGALAVETVGREFRYVPAVAQDDCQQEESRSFLARVFDGRLAPFVAGLMEREEVSKDDLEALRQVLREAEKNLKK; via the coding sequence ATGCCACCACGTCCACAGCCTCCCTCTTCACCCAAAATCTCCGATGCCGAATGGACGGTCATGAAGGTTCTTTGGGAGCGCGGTGCCAGCACGGTGGCGGAGGTGGTCAAGGAACTGGAAGGACGCCTGCACTGGAAGCCGCGCACCGTGCAGACTCTGGTGCGGCGTTTGGCCGAGAAAGGTGCGCTGGCCGTGGAAACGGTGGGCCGCGAGTTTCGTTATGTGCCAGCAGTTGCCCAGGATGACTGCCAGCAGGAGGAAAGCCGCAGCTTCCTGGCGCGGGTGTTTGATGGCCGTCTGGCCCCTTTTGTGGCGGGCCTGATGGAGCGAGAAGAAGTTTCCAAAGATGATCTGGAAGCCCTGCGGCAGGTGCTGCGTGAGGCGGAGAAAAATCTCAAAAAGTAA
- a CDS encoding alpha-amylase family glycosyl hydrolase produces the protein MSDRKKALEKIHVIPGMGCLVQPKGVAFRVWAPHAESVSVVGLFNDWDPTANPMQREEGDTWFALVDGAEEGQGYLYHIRNGEKEFTRPDPRGRVMENSVGNTLVWKPRPEEAGPAFTAPKMNDLVIYEMHVGSFHVPEGAAHGTFASAVEKMPYLKSLGINAIEVMPVAEFAGDLSWGYNPASPFAVESAYGGPQGLLAFVKAAHAHGIAVIMDVVYNHFGPSDLGLWQFDGWSENDKGGIYFYNDHRSSTPWGDTRPDYGRGEVRTYIRDNALMWFEEYGVDGLRWDMTVFIRSCQGNPGHPDDDLSEGWGLMHWVNDEIHAQYPDAITIAEDLRDSEWLVKGTGAGGAGFRTQWNAAFVHPVREVMTLTEDEHRRLEVIQSALTCCFDGDVFKRVIYSESHDEVANGKARLPSEISPDDAAARPARQRSNLAAALLYTAPGIPMIFQGQEFLTDEWFRDDVPLDWSRPEEFKGVLALYRDLAQLRRNFAGTTAGLTGQFVQVHHLEHDRKVLGYRRWLEGGPGDDVLVVLNLSHQAADDVRIGVPSPGLWKVRFHSDAHVYGHDLDGHPCVDATTMEGEWEGQPFSIHLAVGPYSAAILSQDKDAA, from the coding sequence ATGAGTGATCGCAAAAAAGCCTTGGAAAAAATCCACGTCATTCCTGGCATGGGCTGCTTAGTGCAGCCCAAAGGAGTGGCCTTTCGCGTTTGGGCTCCCCATGCCGAAAGCGTGTCAGTGGTGGGGCTCTTTAACGACTGGGATCCGACAGCGAATCCCATGCAGAGAGAGGAGGGGGACACTTGGTTTGCCCTGGTGGATGGGGCGGAGGAGGGACAAGGCTACCTTTACCATATTCGAAATGGGGAAAAGGAGTTCACGCGTCCGGACCCGCGCGGGCGGGTCATGGAAAATTCTGTGGGCAATACGTTGGTCTGGAAGCCACGGCCTGAAGAAGCGGGTCCTGCCTTCACGGCACCGAAGATGAATGACCTGGTCATTTATGAAATGCATGTGGGTTCTTTTCATGTGCCGGAGGGGGCTGCCCATGGCACCTTTGCCAGCGCAGTGGAAAAGATGCCTTACCTCAAAAGCCTGGGCATCAATGCGATCGAGGTAATGCCGGTGGCGGAGTTTGCCGGGGATCTCTCCTGGGGCTACAATCCCGCGAGTCCCTTTGCGGTGGAGTCTGCCTACGGCGGGCCGCAGGGCCTGCTGGCCTTTGTCAAAGCGGCGCATGCGCATGGCATCGCGGTGATTATGGACGTGGTGTACAATCACTTTGGTCCATCGGATCTCGGCCTGTGGCAATTTGATGGCTGGTCTGAAAATGACAAAGGCGGCATTTATTTTTACAACGATCATCGCTCAAGCACACCGTGGGGAGACACACGGCCTGATTATGGGCGTGGCGAGGTGCGCACTTACATCCGGGACAATGCCCTGATGTGGTTTGAAGAGTACGGCGTGGATGGCCTGCGCTGGGACATGACCGTCTTTATCCGCAGTTGCCAGGGCAATCCGGGACATCCTGACGATGATCTTTCGGAGGGCTGGGGCCTTATGCATTGGGTGAATGATGAAATCCATGCCCAGTACCCGGATGCCATCACCATCGCTGAAGATCTGCGCGACAGTGAATGGCTGGTGAAGGGCACCGGCGCGGGTGGTGCAGGCTTTCGCACGCAGTGGAATGCGGCCTTTGTGCATCCAGTGCGGGAGGTGATGACCCTGACGGAGGATGAGCATCGGCGATTGGAGGTCATTCAGTCTGCGCTGACGTGCTGCTTTGATGGCGATGTCTTCAAGCGGGTGATCTACAGTGAATCTCATGATGAAGTGGCCAATGGCAAGGCGCGGCTGCCTTCAGAAATCTCGCCCGATGATGCAGCAGCTCGGCCTGCACGGCAGCGCTCGAACCTCGCTGCAGCGCTGCTTTACACCGCCCCGGGTATCCCGATGATCTTTCAGGGGCAGGAGTTCCTGACGGATGAATGGTTCCGCGATGATGTGCCGCTGGATTGGTCTCGGCCGGAAGAGTTCAAGGGTGTGCTGGCCCTGTATCGGGATCTTGCGCAATTGCGCAGAAACTTCGCCGGTACAACGGCCGGCCTAACGGGCCAGTTTGTCCAGGTTCATCATTTGGAACATGATCGTAAAGTCCTCGGTTATCGTCGCTGGCTTGAAGGCGGGCCGGGAGATGATGTGCTGGTGGTTCTGAATCTCAGCCACCAGGCAGCGGACGATGTGCGCATTGGCGTGCCATCTCCAGGACTTTGGAAAGTGCGCTTTCATAGCGATGCCCATGTGTATGGGCATGATCTGGATGGGCACCCCTGTGTGGATGCGACGACCATGGAAGGCGAATGGGAAGGCCAGCCTTTCAGCATTCACTTGGCCGTCGGCCCCTATTCGGCGGCCATTCTTTCCCAGGACAAGGATGCAGCATAG